One window of Methylococcus sp. EFPC2 genomic DNA carries:
- a CDS encoding NADH-quinone oxidoreductase subunit L: MLPESIILPPFAAALILGLGQLSGRIAGEASERFTRRLSLSAGLLSLLAVAAAVLLFLRGELAESMVLGAWLESGRYRIRIEFGFDALNLIMSSLIALLSLMVLRFSVNYMHREAGFHRFFMVLSLFVGAMQLLALGGNAVLTFAGWELAGVSSLLLIAYAYDRPTAAANATRAFVTNRIGDAGFVLGIFLAFAWIGAIDWPSITAATGQLSEWQAATLACAFLLAAVAKSAQVPLAPWLARAMEGPTPSSAIFYGALMVHAGVFLVLRLQPVFDQAPLAQALLVAVGLLTALYGWYCGLTQSDVKSALIFSTSAQVGLMFLEAGLGWWDLALWHLCAHAGFRAYQFLSAPSLMHQIAGSPARPPTASLAQRRGLYLASLHRLWLEHLGDALVVRPTQKLARDLERFDRQAIQRAAGLPLDALPEQAGKRPDDTVRVSGLAGGLVAALASLSFWFEDRLVLRGIGSGLQRAGRRLGSRLNHFEGLLNQPRYLVVFVLATLLAVF, from the coding sequence ATGCTGCCTGAGAGCATCATCCTGCCGCCTTTCGCGGCGGCCCTGATATTGGGACTGGGCCAGCTCAGCGGACGCATAGCGGGCGAAGCCAGCGAGCGCTTCACCCGCCGCCTGTCCCTGTCGGCGGGTCTGCTGTCCTTGCTGGCGGTAGCGGCGGCCGTCCTCCTGTTTCTGCGCGGCGAACTGGCTGAATCGATGGTGCTGGGAGCCTGGCTGGAAAGCGGGCGCTACCGCATCCGCATCGAGTTCGGCTTCGACGCGCTCAACCTGATCATGTCCAGCCTGATCGCCCTCCTGTCGCTGATGGTGTTGCGTTTCTCGGTAAACTACATGCACCGCGAGGCCGGATTTCACCGTTTTTTCATGGTGCTGTCGCTGTTCGTGGGCGCGATGCAGCTGCTGGCGCTGGGCGGCAACGCGGTGCTGACCTTCGCCGGCTGGGAACTGGCGGGCGTGTCGTCCTTACTGCTGATCGCTTACGCCTACGACCGGCCCACGGCCGCGGCCAACGCGACCCGCGCCTTCGTCACCAACCGCATCGGCGATGCGGGCTTCGTGCTGGGCATCTTTCTGGCTTTTGCCTGGATCGGCGCCATCGACTGGCCCAGCATCACGGCCGCGACCGGGCAGTTGAGCGAGTGGCAGGCGGCTACCCTGGCCTGTGCATTTTTGCTGGCGGCTGTGGCCAAATCGGCCCAAGTGCCCCTGGCACCCTGGCTCGCCCGAGCGATGGAGGGGCCGACGCCGTCCAGCGCAATATTTTACGGTGCCTTAATGGTACATGCCGGGGTTTTTCTGGTACTGCGCTTGCAGCCCGTGTTCGACCAGGCTCCGCTGGCCCAGGCCTTGCTGGTCGCCGTGGGCCTGCTCACCGCACTGTACGGATGGTATTGCGGGCTGACCCAAAGCGACGTCAAAAGCGCGCTGATTTTTTCGACCTCGGCCCAGGTCGGGTTGATGTTCCTGGAGGCGGGCCTGGGCTGGTGGGATCTGGCGCTGTGGCATCTGTGCGCCCACGCCGGGTTCCGCGCCTATCAGTTCCTCTCCGCGCCTTCGCTGATGCACCAGATCGCCGGCAGTCCCGCTCGGCCGCCGACGGCCTCGCTGGCCCAGCGGCGCGGCCTTTATCTGGCCTCGCTGCACAGGCTGTGGCTGGAGCACCTGGGCGACGCGCTGGTCGTCCGGCCGACACAAAAATTGGCCCGGGATCTCGAGCGCTTCGACCGCCAGGCGATCCAGCGCGCCGCCGGCCTGCCCCTGGATGCGCTGCCTGAGCAAGCCGGCAAGCGCCCCGACGATACCGTGCGGGTCAGTGGCCTGGCCGGCGGCCTGGTCGCCGCGCTGGCCTCCTTGTCGTTCTGGTTCGAAGACCGCCTGGTCCTGCGCGGAATCGGCAGCGGATTGCAACGCGCCGGCCGCCGCCTGGGCTCCCGGCTGAATCATTTCGAAGGCTTGCTGAACCAGCCGCGCTATCTGGTGGTTTTCGTGCTCGCCACCCTGCTGGCGGTATTCTAG
- a CDS encoding DUF2309 domain-containing protein, with protein sequence MSAALEEKDPADPRTRLIEAVSYLDHVLPGQAPLLDFVHHNTLHGYQHLPFPEALAAAERLTGNRAYLPEEEFRRYYRQGRINDADLASALDREQAARGAEIVARVAGRDIARREIWLTALIHGVDAGSAQELDWQIAELQALETFQADVPEEIRRRFMGSAQTEVVAEAIAACWATCSERCDVEVDSVPGPSATDYFADVGDRLSLRGALADLTGEDILDEVRPALIRLCASHLDEGIASWHAPDRPDGLYAAWKACADHDAGPALQELPGWRAAWAELPEEPVDAVMLALQRLGIPEPRWSAYLRRLALELPGWSGLFNWRQHKPAYPANRIAPVALMDYLALRLLLDGLRIERLCRSTWGLPGRLDALQEHFTRRESEFTIRLALFAGKLPEDLAVDTRQLIVDGRQGDALRARWDELHERMVNRRAAAERSTPRKAWRLFRLAQHLGLSGPDIAALQDAELHGLLSALDELDGGQRGYLWLCAYEHHYRNDLFAALAQNHGRGPWATREGRPDAQVIFCMDDREESLRRHLEESNPAIETLGAAGFFGVPMNWRGLDDKKLTPLCPVVVTPAHEVREIARPGAESRHESHGRRLGLKARLERVLNQEIRRNLISSELLIGLLGPLTLGALAGKIFFPLRHARWARHLSDAYDPPVPTRLHFEASADSPAATPERPRLGFTDGEQADRVGAFLRNVGLTAGFARLVVIAGHGSISQNNPHLAAYDCGACSGRHGGPNARTFAAMANRPEIRALLKERGIDIPPDTWFLGCEHNTANEDFIWFDLEDLPAVFEPALRRLRAELDHALHLSAHERCRRLASAPRKPSLKLAMNHIVGRTVDFSQARPELGHATNAAAVIGRRSVTRGAFFDRRVFLISYDPTQDPDGRILEGILLAAGPVGAGINLEYYFSTVDNERYGCGSKVPHNVTGLNAVMEGASSDLRTGLPRQMVEIHEAMRLQLVVEAKTEVLVEIYKRQPPLRELIGNRWLLLSAIAPDTGTLSVFEPERGFVPWQAPHQPLPRVARSTDWYAGHSAPRPPALIATPEDTAHAA encoded by the coding sequence ATGAGCGCCGCGCTGGAGGAAAAGGACCCGGCCGATCCCCGCACTCGACTGATCGAGGCGGTGAGCTATCTGGATCACGTGCTGCCCGGCCAGGCGCCGCTGCTCGATTTCGTACACCACAACACCTTGCACGGTTATCAGCACCTGCCTTTCCCGGAAGCGCTGGCAGCGGCGGAAAGGCTGACCGGCAACCGCGCCTATCTGCCCGAAGAGGAATTCCGCCGTTACTACCGGCAAGGCCGCATCAACGACGCCGATCTCGCCTCCGCGCTGGATCGCGAACAGGCTGCCCGCGGCGCTGAAATCGTCGCCCGGGTTGCCGGTCGTGACATCGCGCGGCGCGAAATCTGGCTCACCGCCCTGATTCATGGCGTCGACGCCGGCAGCGCCCAGGAGCTCGACTGGCAGATAGCGGAATTGCAGGCCCTCGAGACCTTCCAGGCCGACGTGCCCGAAGAGATCCGCCGACGTTTCATGGGCTCGGCGCAAACCGAAGTCGTCGCGGAAGCCATAGCCGCGTGCTGGGCGACCTGCAGTGAGCGCTGCGACGTGGAGGTGGACTCCGTCCCCGGGCCGTCCGCCACGGATTACTTCGCCGACGTCGGAGACCGTCTGAGCCTGCGCGGCGCGCTCGCCGACCTGACCGGAGAGGACATCCTCGACGAGGTTCGCCCCGCCCTGATCCGCCTCTGCGCCTCGCACCTGGACGAAGGCATCGCCTCCTGGCACGCACCGGACCGACCGGACGGCCTTTATGCCGCCTGGAAAGCCTGCGCCGACCATGATGCCGGTCCGGCCCTGCAGGAACTCCCGGGCTGGCGCGCCGCCTGGGCCGAACTGCCCGAAGAGCCGGTCGATGCGGTGATGCTGGCGCTGCAGCGTCTGGGCATACCGGAACCGCGCTGGAGCGCTTATCTGCGCCGGCTGGCGCTGGAATTGCCGGGCTGGTCGGGGCTGTTCAACTGGCGCCAGCACAAGCCGGCCTATCCGGCGAATCGTATCGCCCCCGTGGCCTTGATGGACTATCTGGCGCTCCGGTTGTTGCTCGACGGACTCCGCATCGAGCGCCTCTGCCGTTCGACCTGGGGCCTGCCCGGCCGGCTGGACGCGTTGCAGGAACATTTCACCCGGCGCGAATCCGAATTCACGATCCGCCTGGCCCTGTTTGCCGGTAAATTGCCCGAAGATCTCGCCGTCGACACCCGCCAACTGATCGTAGACGGACGGCAGGGCGATGCGTTGCGGGCACGCTGGGATGAACTGCACGAACGCATGGTGAACCGCCGGGCGGCTGCGGAACGGTCCACCCCGCGTAAAGCCTGGCGCCTATTCCGCCTGGCCCAGCATCTGGGCCTGTCCGGTCCGGATATCGCCGCACTACAGGACGCCGAGCTTCATGGCCTACTCTCCGCCCTGGACGAGCTGGACGGCGGCCAGCGCGGCTATCTCTGGCTTTGCGCCTATGAGCACCATTACCGCAACGACTTGTTCGCCGCGCTCGCGCAAAACCACGGCCGCGGGCCTTGGGCCACGCGGGAGGGACGTCCGGATGCCCAGGTGATCTTTTGCATGGACGACCGCGAAGAAAGCCTGCGCCGCCACCTGGAGGAGTCGAACCCGGCGATCGAAACCCTGGGTGCCGCCGGCTTCTTCGGCGTGCCCATGAACTGGCGCGGACTGGACGACAAAAAGCTGACCCCGCTCTGCCCGGTCGTCGTCACGCCGGCTCACGAAGTGCGGGAAATTGCGCGTCCGGGAGCGGAATCCCGGCACGAGAGCCATGGCCGCAGGCTGGGCTTGAAAGCCCGGCTCGAACGGGTATTGAACCAGGAAATCCGCCGCAATCTGATCAGCTCCGAATTGCTGATAGGCCTGCTCGGCCCCCTCACCCTGGGCGCTCTGGCCGGCAAGATTTTCTTTCCCTTGAGGCACGCCAGATGGGCCCGTCATCTGAGCGATGCCTACGATCCGCCGGTGCCGACACGGCTGCATTTCGAGGCCTCGGCCGACAGCCCCGCCGCCACGCCCGAGCGGCCCCGGCTGGGCTTTACCGATGGCGAGCAGGCCGACCGGGTCGGCGCCTTCCTGCGCAACGTCGGCCTGACGGCCGGCTTCGCCCGCTTGGTCGTGATTGCCGGCCACGGCTCCATCAGCCAGAACAATCCGCATCTGGCCGCCTACGATTGCGGCGCCTGTTCCGGCCGCCACGGCGGACCGAATGCGCGGACCTTCGCCGCCATGGCCAATCGCCCGGAGATACGCGCCCTGCTCAAGGAGCGCGGTATCGATATCCCGCCCGACACCTGGTTTTTGGGCTGCGAACACAATACCGCCAACGAGGACTTCATCTGGTTCGACCTCGAAGACCTGCCCGCGGTATTTGAACCGGCGCTGCGACGCTTGCGCGCCGAACTCGACCACGCCCTGCACCTCTCCGCCCACGAGCGCTGCCGCCGGCTCGCCTCGGCGCCGCGCAAACCCAGCCTGAAACTAGCCATGAACCACATCGTCGGCCGCACCGTCGATTTCAGCCAGGCTAGGCCGGAACTGGGCCATGCGACCAACGCGGCGGCGGTGATCGGCCGGCGTTCGGTCACCCGCGGCGCTTTTTTCGACCGCCGCGTATTCCTGATCTCCTACGACCCGACCCAAGACCCGGACGGCCGCATTCTGGAGGGCATCCTGCTGGCAGCCGGACCTGTGGGCGCGGGCATCAACCTGGAATACTACTTCTCCACGGTCGACAACGAGCGTTACGGCTGCGGCTCCAAGGTGCCGCACAACGTCACCGGCCTCAACGCCGTGATGGAAGGCGCCAGCAGCGATCTGCGCACCGGCCTGCCGCGCCAGATGGTGGAAATCCACGAAGCCATGCGTTTGCAACTGGTGGTCGAGGCGAAGACGGAGGTCCTGGTCGAGATCTATAAACGCCAGCCCCCTTTGCGGGAGCTGATAGGCAACCGCTGGCTGTTGCTTAGCGCCATTGCCCCGGATACCGGCACCCTCAGCGTATTCGAACCCGAACGAGGCTTCGTGCCCTGGCAAGCGCCACACCAACCCCTGCCGCGCGTGGCGCGTTCGACGGACTGGTACGCCGGCCACAGCGCCCCGCGTCCGCCGGCGCTAATCGCCACCCCGGAGGACACGGCGCATGCTGCCTGA
- a CDS encoding NuoM family protein, with product MQTLSLILWAPAVGSLLAALIPDNRAHLVRSLAYGVSLLTLVLAWSLPFRFDTASGDLQFQELHPWNPELGSFYALGVDGISLPMVLLSTLLSVIALLASHSVKTRVKGYHVCLLMLEFGMLGVFMAQDWALFYVFWEVTLIPLFFLIDQWGGARRHTASLNFVLYTMGGSIFMLIGLLMIYGGSEAHSTAMPAMSEAAKTLPVDKQILIFLGLLIGFGVKMPSFPLHGWLPLAHVEAPSPVSILLSGVLLKMGAFGLIRSVGMLPEAALALQPLLAALALISLVYGALLAWRQSDLKAMIAYSSISHMGIVLLGIATLSETGLLGAALQMSAHGLIAAALFLVVGLLYERTHSRETADYASLISRAPRFALFFTLALLAGLGLPGLAGFPAELHALVAGFDRFGGWTVFASLGILIGVAYAIRTIATLLSGPAPTNRREFSDLRGFELAAASTLAAGIIFLGLLPTPALKLIGASVAQLSADLTTGGNGGQP from the coding sequence ATGCAGACCCTAAGCCTGATCCTGTGGGCCCCCGCCGTGGGCTCGCTGCTCGCCGCCTTGATACCGGATAATCGAGCCCACCTGGTCCGCAGCCTGGCGTATGGCGTGTCGCTACTCACCCTGGTCCTGGCCTGGAGCCTGCCCTTCCGTTTCGACACCGCGTCCGGCGACCTGCAGTTCCAGGAATTGCATCCCTGGAACCCCGAACTCGGCAGTTTTTATGCGTTGGGGGTGGACGGCATTTCGCTGCCTATGGTGCTGCTGTCCACCTTGCTGTCGGTGATCGCCCTGCTCGCCTCCCATAGCGTCAAGACCCGCGTCAAGGGATACCACGTGTGCCTGCTGATGCTCGAATTCGGCATGCTGGGCGTCTTCATGGCTCAGGACTGGGCCTTGTTCTACGTGTTCTGGGAAGTCACTCTGATTCCACTTTTTTTCCTCATCGACCAGTGGGGCGGCGCGCGCCGGCATACCGCCAGTCTGAATTTCGTGCTCTACACCATGGGCGGCTCGATATTCATGTTGATTGGCCTGTTGATGATCTACGGCGGGTCGGAGGCACATTCCACCGCCATGCCGGCCATGAGCGAAGCCGCCAAGACCCTGCCCGTCGACAAGCAAATCCTGATTTTCCTGGGGCTCTTGATCGGCTTCGGCGTGAAGATGCCCAGCTTTCCACTGCACGGCTGGCTGCCCTTGGCCCATGTCGAGGCGCCGAGCCCGGTCAGCATCCTGCTTTCCGGCGTATTGCTCAAGATGGGCGCGTTCGGCTTGATCCGTTCGGTCGGCATGCTGCCGGAGGCCGCCCTGGCACTGCAACCCCTGCTCGCCGCGCTGGCCTTGATCAGCCTGGTCTACGGCGCGCTGCTGGCCTGGCGGCAAAGCGACCTCAAGGCCATGATCGCCTACTCCTCCATCAGCCACATGGGCATCGTGCTGCTGGGCATCGCAACCCTGAGCGAGACCGGCCTGCTGGGCGCCGCCCTGCAGATGAGCGCTCACGGTCTGATCGCCGCGGCACTGTTCCTGGTCGTCGGCCTGCTGTACGAACGCACGCACAGCCGCGAGACCGCCGATTACGCTTCCTTGATCAGCCGCGCGCCCCGCTTTGCCTTGTTCTTCACCCTGGCTCTGCTGGCGGGGCTGGGCTTGCCCGGCCTGGCGGGGTTTCCCGCCGAACTCCACGCCCTCGTCGCCGGTTTCGACCGCTTCGGCGGCTGGACCGTTTTCGCCAGCCTCGGGATCCTGATCGGCGTCGCCTATGCCATCCGCACCATCGCCACCCTGCTGAGCGGCCCCGCACCGACGAACAGGCGCGAATTCTCGGACCTGCGCGGTTTCGAACTGGCCGCCGCCAGCACCCTGGCCGCGGGCATCATTTTTCTGGGTCTGCTTCCCACCCCCGCCCTCAAGCTGATCGGCGCCTCGGTAGCGCAATTGAGCGCGGACCTGACTACAGGCGGAAATGGAGGCCAGCCATGA
- a CDS encoding serine hydrolase, with protein MNIWLALRLSGRSPALEPHRHALAAIARKIDRRTSLFAALALVASGACAAAAPPSASVRADYSQLIQNVSQLAEKEMAAHDVVGLSIALVDDQRVVWARGFGHADKSKGLPATPETLFRLGSMTELFTAAAAMQLAEQGKLDIDRPLQRYLPELSVRSRYAGPVVITPRNLMNHHSGLPRDYLQGLWTPNSNPDSLIRAIRGIELVAPPDRVFSYSNLGVSLLGNVIERLAQTPYAAHLEQRLLQPLGMTRSSLAAAPVSHPLMSRSYRKGEETADPALRDIPAGGLVSSATEMSRFLSMVFAGGRVGDTRILRPETLDAMFSPQNQGVELDRSLRIGLGWMLSGTGDIDLRGAGTVAHHAGDTVSFHSQLVALPEHKLGVVVLANSNSARGTVNKLATETLAQALEIKAGIRQPVAEPVELARTPLSPADRQAYAGYYTTQMGPVRVYADGDQLQAEALGRTFRLVPRTDGRLALKYRLLGLIPFKLDALDAIGFSLDHVAGRDILIAHRNGQELMLGEKIEPVPLPAAWLVRQGDYVPSDTARDGPLVRSVHAGFENGMGFLEVRLVQQPDRPLRLAIKPVSDTEALVLGAWNDMGETLRAERSANGAEFLEFSGVRFIRQ; from the coding sequence ATGAACATCTGGCTGGCTCTGCGACTTTCCGGGCGTTCGCCGGCGCTCGAGCCGCACCGGCATGCTCTCGCCGCCATCGCGCGAAAAATCGATCGCCGCACGAGTCTCTTTGCCGCGCTCGCGCTCGTGGCCTCCGGCGCATGCGCGGCCGCCGCGCCGCCGTCCGCCTCGGTACGCGCCGATTACTCCCAACTCATCCAAAACGTGAGTCAACTGGCCGAGAAGGAAATGGCCGCTCACGATGTCGTGGGTTTGAGCATTGCGCTGGTCGACGATCAGCGGGTCGTGTGGGCCCGGGGCTTCGGTCATGCCGATAAGTCCAAAGGCTTGCCGGCCACGCCGGAGACCCTGTTTCGGCTCGGCTCGATGACCGAACTGTTCACCGCCGCAGCCGCGATGCAGTTGGCCGAGCAGGGAAAACTCGACATCGACCGCCCCCTGCAACGCTATCTGCCGGAGCTCTCGGTACGTTCCCGCTACGCCGGGCCGGTGGTCATCACACCGCGCAATCTGATGAACCATCATTCGGGCCTGCCGCGCGATTATTTGCAAGGCCTGTGGACGCCGAACTCCAATCCAGATTCCCTGATCCGGGCCATACGAGGAATCGAGCTGGTGGCGCCGCCGGATCGCGTTTTCTCCTATTCCAACCTGGGCGTTTCCCTGCTCGGCAATGTCATCGAACGGCTGGCGCAAACGCCGTATGCGGCCCATCTGGAGCAGAGGCTGCTACAGCCCCTGGGCATGACCCGTTCGTCGCTGGCTGCCGCGCCGGTTTCGCATCCGCTGATGTCGCGCAGTTACCGCAAGGGCGAAGAGACCGCCGATCCCGCCTTGCGCGACATCCCCGCCGGCGGACTGGTTTCCAGCGCGACCGAGATGAGTCGGTTCCTGTCCATGGTCTTTGCCGGAGGCCGGGTCGGCGATACCCGGATATTGCGCCCCGAGACCCTGGATGCGATGTTTAGCCCGCAAAACCAGGGGGTCGAACTGGATCGTAGTTTACGCATCGGTTTGGGCTGGATGTTGAGCGGCACCGGCGACATCGATCTTCGAGGTGCCGGCACCGTGGCTCATCATGCCGGCGACACCGTATCGTTCCATTCCCAACTGGTCGCGCTGCCGGAACATAAGCTGGGCGTGGTGGTCCTGGCCAATTCGAATAGTGCCCGCGGAACCGTCAACAAGCTGGCGACCGAGACCCTGGCGCAGGCGCTGGAGATCAAGGCGGGCATACGGCAACCGGTAGCCGAGCCGGTGGAACTCGCCCGCACGCCCTTGAGTCCGGCGGACCGGCAAGCCTACGCGGGCTACTACACCACCCAAATGGGACCGGTGCGCGTATATGCCGACGGCGACCAGTTGCAGGCGGAGGCCCTGGGCCGGACTTTTCGCCTGGTTCCGAGGACCGATGGACGGCTGGCGCTGAAGTATCGCCTGCTGGGGCTGATCCCCTTCAAGCTCGATGCCCTGGATGCCATCGGGTTTTCCCTGGACCATGTCGCGGGCCGCGACATCCTGATCGCCCACCGGAACGGGCAGGAACTGATGCTGGGGGAAAAGATCGAGCCGGTTCCCTTGCCTGCAGCCTGGCTAGTCCGGCAGGGCGATTACGTTCCCAGCGATACCGCACGGGATGGCCCCCTGGTGCGGTCGGTCCATGCCGGTTTTGAGAACGGCATGGGCTTCCTGGAGGTGCGCCTCGTCCAGCAGCCGGACCGGCCCCTGCGCCTGGCGATCAAACCGGTGTCCGATACCGAAGCCCTGGTCTTGGGGGCATGGAACGACATGGGGGAGACCTTGCGCGCCGAACGAAGCGCGAACGGCGCGGAGTTTTTGGAGTTTTCCGGTGTGCGCTTCATCCGGCAGTAA
- a CDS encoding DUF2459 domain-containing protein, producing the protein MNGRFALFVIALGLLPMACAGPTDTGRVQAEPYASVYVVNHGYHSGLVIDPADLPAGKMPESADFPNADYLELGWGDRDYYRADDPGFGAMLQAAFWSDASVLHVIGVYGSIRQHYGGRDIVRLSLTAQGYAGLADYIHQSFVREGAARVGPIGPGLIRNSYFYPARGHFSLLNTCNAWTARALEAGAYPMGFMPLITAHQLMNRIRPFAVPESRPQP; encoded by the coding sequence ATGAACGGCCGTTTTGCGCTGTTTGTCATCGCCCTCGGACTGTTGCCCATGGCCTGCGCCGGGCCGACAGACACCGGTCGCGTCCAGGCTGAGCCCTACGCCTCGGTCTACGTCGTAAATCACGGTTATCACAGCGGTTTGGTGATCGATCCGGCGGACCTGCCTGCCGGCAAAATGCCGGAAAGCGCGGACTTTCCGAACGCCGACTATCTGGAATTGGGCTGGGGCGACCGGGATTATTACCGGGCGGACGATCCCGGTTTCGGGGCCATGTTGCAAGCCGCTTTCTGGTCCGACGCCAGCGTGCTGCACGTGATCGGCGTGTACGGTTCGATACGTCAGCACTACGGAGGCCGGGACATCGTGCGGCTGTCGCTGACGGCGCAAGGGTATGCCGGCCTTGCGGACTACATCCATCAAAGCTTCGTTCGGGAGGGCGCGGCGCGGGTCGGACCGATAGGCCCCGGTCTGATCCGCAATAGTTATTTTTATCCCGCCCGGGGGCATTTCAGCCTGCTCAATACCTGCAACGCGTGGACCGCGCGGGCCCTGGAGGCGGGCGCTTACCCCATGGGGTTCATGCCGCTTATCACCGCGCATCAATTGATGAACCGGATACGTCCATTTGCCGTGCCCGAGTCCAGGCCGCAGCCGTAA
- a CDS encoding CHASE domain-containing protein, whose translation MLSIVSHVSGITARGKLIAPGLTGVVLSLALAVTYGLWSSADSALERDEHTYFDFRVRQLRELIENRLDNYQQVLYGTRGLFAASVAVDRAEFHDYIAALSLEKRYPGVQGVGFALRVPKEQRDKHVEDIRRQGYPDYDIYPEGDRDSYTAIVYLEPFLDRNLRAFGYDMFAEPVRNQAMCLARDGDAIGVSGKVVLVQETEHDVQAGFLMYLPVYKNGLPHDTVEQRRANIVGWVYSPFRIKDLMEGIGGERAADLGLEIFDGTQADEETRLYGTAPMQTGDPSLHTIQQLLIAGHPWTLSIHAEPGFQSRIGRTKPLLIAGTGIAFSALLTLLVWQFMARGRALALAAERAQKFQESEARFRLMANSAPVLIWLARADHQAVWFNKRWLNFTGRTMVQELGQGWLSNVHPEDMEIVRNCYAWHFEHRLPFNVDYRYRRHDGEYRWMANTGVPRFDKAGDFVGFIGTCIDITDHKLMEAELLELATTDALTGFLNRRYFLIRLQEEFARLQRHPEFQTSVLMLDLDHFKHVNDTYGHATGDALLKHFARIVRTQQRKTDLVGRMGGEEFAIALPGTGLDEAGVFAERLRQHVADTLLQTDRHSIAITVSIGIALMNSASISPDGVLTLADHALYAAKNAGRNRVHVGNAA comes from the coding sequence ATGCTATCGATAGTCAGCCATGTATCAGGCATTACGGCACGCGGCAAGCTCATCGCCCCCGGACTGACCGGCGTGGTTTTGTCCCTGGCCTTGGCCGTCACTTACGGTTTGTGGTCCTCGGCGGACAGTGCTCTGGAACGAGACGAGCATACGTATTTCGATTTCCGGGTCCGGCAGCTACGCGAACTCATCGAAAATCGCCTGGATAATTATCAGCAAGTCCTTTACGGGACACGCGGCTTGTTTGCCGCGTCCGTAGCGGTGGACCGCGCCGAATTTCACGACTATATCGCCGCTCTGTCTCTTGAAAAGCGCTATCCCGGCGTGCAAGGCGTCGGTTTCGCTTTGAGGGTTCCCAAGGAACAAAGGGATAAACATGTCGAGGACATTCGCCGACAAGGCTATCCCGATTACGACATCTATCCGGAAGGCGATCGAGATTCTTATACCGCTATCGTCTATCTGGAGCCATTCCTGGACCGCAACCTCAGGGCATTCGGCTACGACATGTTTGCGGAACCGGTGCGCAACCAGGCCATGTGTTTGGCCCGGGATGGCGACGCAATCGGCGTATCCGGCAAGGTCGTACTGGTGCAGGAAACCGAGCACGATGTGCAGGCCGGATTCCTCATGTATCTGCCGGTTTATAAAAACGGCTTACCCCACGACACGGTGGAACAACGCCGGGCCAACATTGTCGGCTGGGTTTATTCGCCTTTCCGCATAAAGGATTTGATGGAAGGGATAGGCGGAGAGCGGGCAGCGGATTTGGGGCTGGAAATATTCGATGGCACACAGGCCGACGAGGAAACCCGCCTGTATGGCACCGCACCCATGCAAACGGGCGACCCCTCCCTGCATACCATTCAGCAATTACTAATCGCGGGCCATCCCTGGACCTTGTCCATCCACGCCGAACCTGGCTTTCAGTCCCGCATCGGCCGGACCAAGCCGCTACTCATTGCCGGCACGGGCATAGCCTTCAGCGCTTTGTTGACGCTACTGGTCTGGCAATTCATGGCCCGCGGCCGGGCCTTGGCCCTGGCGGCGGAACGCGCCCAAAAATTCCAAGAAAGCGAAGCCCGCTTCCGCTTGATGGCGAATTCGGCTCCGGTGTTGATATGGCTGGCGCGCGCCGACCACCAGGCCGTGTGGTTCAACAAAAGGTGGCTGAACTTTACCGGCCGCACCATGGTGCAGGAGTTGGGGCAAGGCTGGTTAAGCAACGTGCATCCGGAAGACATGGAAATCGTGCGTAACTGCTATGCCTGGCATTTCGAGCATCGTCTCCCGTTCAATGTCGACTATCGCTACCGACGTCACGACGGAGAGTATCGCTGGATGGCCAATACCGGCGTACCGCGATTCGATAAAGCCGGTGACTTCGTCGGATTCATAGGCACCTGCATAGACATCACGGACCATAAGCTCATGGAGGCGGAATTATTGGAATTGGCCACCACGGACGCCCTGACCGGTTTTCTGAATCGCCGCTATTTTCTGATCCGGCTGCAGGAGGAGTTTGCACGGCTGCAACGTCACCCGGAGTTCCAGACTTCCGTGTTGATGCTGGACCTGGACCACTTCAAGCACGTCAACGACACCTATGGCCACGCCACCGGCGATGCGCTGCTGAAGCATTTTGCCAGGATCGTCCGCACTCAACAGCGCAAGACCGATCTCGTCGGCCGCATGGGCGGCGAGGAATTCGCCATCGCCCTGCCGGGCACCGGGCTGGACGAAGCCGGTGTTTTTGCGGAACGTTTACGCCAGCATGTTGCCGATACCTTGCTGCAAACCGATCGGCACAGTATCGCCATCACCGTGAGCATAGGCATCGCCTTGATGAACTCGGCCAGCATCAGTCCCGATGGCGTTTTAACCCTTGCCGACCACGCGCTCTATGCGGCCAAGAATGCCGGGCGAAATCGGGTTCACGTCGGCAATGCCGCATGA